In Longimicrobium sp., one DNA window encodes the following:
- a CDS encoding phage portal protein, whose protein sequence is MPIDRAILEWSGNGATVSRSQALSVPAVSKGRKLVCSIATLPLVQRGPGQVVARSPLLEQLDANVTNVVVLASTLEDLLFEGIAWWRVTQKDSERFPYKITRVDPRNVSLVPPDKPAEAWLPAGTEAMTEWVWISGERVHRSNVIRFDSPNGALLRDAAATIRRAIRYREAADNYAANPQMTEHFRPAEGADPIDDEAAAEYISQWRAARRRGSTAWIPRSMEYVPSTAPSAADMKLVELETRVALDVANHLGVDPETLGVSTTSRTYANAQDWRRDRINDVYAPYMAAISQRLSMGDVTRRGYEVAFDLDDYMRANPTERWGVYSIALDKGVMTVEEVRSEEGLPADGAPAAPPAGGADAPVTPAPAPVDQVAAARLRRSQAFADTRRSVEFAALSVGFNVDVPTRTIRGVALPYGEIAAKGGDRYRFAKGALTWSAEPSRVKLLRDHDFTQPMGKATNLVDGEAGLEATFSVGAGPERDAVLADAADGILDGLSVGVDITDLVADPDNEGVYLVTAGVLREISITAMPAFDSARVATVAASRDPGGEPMTQPTGTPAAPAAPAPAGATPLNLSADQRAALLALLGGPAPAAAEPGPTPVDPAGPAANPGARVTEAPPYRFTYDNQGARHLRPGTHDLSSDLILSARGDVAASDRLAHFMTVAFDVDRADATALNPSPTRADMYVDQRSFKYPVWESIAKGTLADSTPFIVPKFNSASGLVATHTEGVEPTPGTFTATSQTITPTATSGKVEITREAWDQGGNPQLSGLIWRQMEKAWYEALEAKAIAVLDAASPTALGTFTAGGGTTGQTLAAELIAAIAALQFVRGGLTMTDTATQVDLYKALAGALDNDKRPLFPIIGPANANGQSTALFGSINVGGILFHPAWALAATGSVAASSYLYDRESVHGWATAPQRLEFQYRVAYVDLAIWGYSAAAITDIAGVREISYDPVP, encoded by the coding sequence ATGCCCATCGATCGGGCCATCCTGGAGTGGAGCGGCAACGGCGCCACCGTCTCCCGATCGCAGGCGCTGTCGGTGCCGGCCGTGTCAAAGGGTCGCAAGCTCGTGTGTTCGATCGCGACTCTCCCGCTCGTCCAGCGCGGGCCCGGCCAGGTGGTGGCGCGCTCCCCGCTCCTGGAGCAACTGGACGCCAACGTCACCAACGTGGTGGTGCTCGCGTCCACGCTGGAGGACCTGCTGTTCGAGGGCATCGCTTGGTGGCGCGTCACCCAGAAGGACAGCGAACGCTTCCCGTACAAGATCACCCGGGTGGACCCGCGGAACGTCTCGCTCGTCCCGCCGGACAAGCCGGCGGAGGCGTGGCTACCGGCCGGCACGGAGGCCATGACGGAATGGGTGTGGATCTCCGGGGAGCGCGTCCACCGCTCCAACGTCATCCGCTTCGACTCCCCGAACGGCGCGCTCCTGCGGGACGCGGCCGCCACTATCCGCCGGGCCATCCGCTACCGGGAGGCGGCCGACAACTACGCCGCGAACCCGCAGATGACGGAGCACTTTCGCCCGGCGGAGGGTGCCGATCCGATCGATGATGAGGCGGCCGCGGAGTACATCTCCCAGTGGCGCGCGGCCAGGCGCCGCGGCTCCACGGCGTGGATCCCCCGCTCGATGGAGTACGTCCCGTCCACCGCGCCCTCCGCCGCGGACATGAAGCTGGTGGAGCTGGAGACGCGGGTGGCGCTGGACGTGGCCAACCACCTGGGCGTGGACCCGGAGACGCTGGGCGTGTCGACCACCAGCCGGACCTACGCGAACGCGCAGGATTGGCGCCGGGACCGGATCAACGACGTGTACGCCCCGTACATGGCCGCGATCAGCCAACGGCTGAGCATGGGGGACGTGACCCGGCGCGGCTACGAAGTGGCGTTTGATCTTGACGACTACATGCGCGCGAACCCCACGGAGCGGTGGGGCGTGTACTCGATCGCGCTCGACAAGGGAGTGATGACGGTGGAAGAGGTCCGGTCCGAAGAGGGTCTACCCGCGGACGGCGCGCCGGCCGCTCCCCCGGCCGGTGGCGCGGACGCCCCGGTCACGCCGGCGCCAGCGCCAGTTGATCAAGTCGCGGCCGCGCGTCTGCGCAGGTCGCAAGCGTTCGCGGACACCCGCCGGAGCGTGGAGTTCGCCGCGCTGTCCGTGGGGTTCAACGTGGACGTGCCCACGCGCACCATCCGCGGCGTGGCGCTCCCGTACGGCGAGATTGCCGCGAAGGGCGGCGACCGGTACCGGTTCGCGAAGGGCGCGCTCACCTGGAGCGCGGAGCCGTCCCGGGTCAAGCTCCTCCGCGATCACGACTTCACCCAGCCGATGGGGAAGGCCACGAACCTGGTGGACGGGGAGGCGGGCCTGGAGGCCACGTTCTCCGTGGGCGCCGGCCCGGAGCGGGACGCGGTGCTGGCGGACGCCGCAGACGGGATCCTGGACGGGCTCTCCGTGGGCGTGGACATCACGGACCTGGTGGCCGACCCGGACAACGAAGGCGTCTACCTGGTGACGGCCGGCGTGCTCCGGGAGATTTCGATCACCGCAATGCCAGCATTCGACTCCGCGCGCGTCGCCACCGTGGCGGCGTCCCGTGACCCTGGAGGGGAACCAATGACACAGCCGACCGGCACGCCGGCCGCACCCGCCGCTCCGGCGCCGGCCGGCGCCACGCCGCTCAACCTCTCGGCCGATCAGCGCGCCGCGCTCCTGGCGCTCCTGGGCGGGCCGGCGCCGGCCGCCGCGGAGCCGGGCCCCACGCCGGTGGACCCGGCCGGGCCCGCGGCCAACCCGGGCGCCCGGGTGACGGAGGCTCCGCCCTACCGCTTCACCTACGACAACCAGGGAGCGCGCCACCTCCGGCCCGGCACCCACGATCTCAGTTCGGACCTGATCCTCTCGGCGCGCGGCGACGTGGCCGCATCGGACCGGCTGGCGCACTTCATGACGGTCGCGTTCGACGTGGACCGGGCGGACGCCACCGCGCTGAACCCGTCACCCACGCGCGCGGACATGTACGTGGACCAGCGCTCGTTCAAGTACCCCGTGTGGGAGTCCATCGCGAAGGGCACCCTGGCGGACTCGACGCCGTTCATCGTCCCCAAGTTCAACTCCGCGTCCGGGCTGGTGGCCACGCACACGGAGGGCGTGGAGCCGACCCCGGGCACCTTCACCGCTACCAGCCAGACGATCACGCCCACGGCCACCTCCGGAAAGGTGGAGATCACCCGGGAGGCGTGGGACCAGGGTGGCAACCCGCAGTTGTCCGGGCTCATCTGGCGCCAGATGGAAAAGGCGTGGTACGAAGCGCTGGAGGCGAAGGCAATCGCGGTACTCGACGCGGCCAGCCCCACGGCGCTGGGCACGTTTACGGCCGGCGGCGGGACCACCGGACAGACGTTGGCGGCGGAACTGATCGCGGCGATTGCCGCGCTCCAGTTCGTCCGCGGCGGTCTGACGATGACGGACACGGCCACCCAGGTGGACCTGTACAAGGCGCTGGCCGGCGCGCTCGACAACGACAAGCGGCCGCTGTTCCCGATCATCGGACCGGCGAACGCCAACGGCCAGTCCACCGCGCTGTTCGGCTCGATCAACGTGGGCGGCATCCTCTTCCACCCGGCGTGGGCGCTCGCGGCTACCGGCTCCGTCGCGGCGTCGAGCTACCTCTACGACCGGGAGAGCGTCCACGGCTGGGCCACCGCGCCGCAACGGCTGGAATTCCAGTACCGGGTGGCGTACGTGGACCTGGCCATCTGGGGCTACTCCGCGGCGGCCATTACCGATATCGCGGGTGTCCGCGAGATCTCCTACGACCC